A region of Gemmatimonadales bacterium DNA encodes the following proteins:
- a CDS encoding exo-alpha-sialidase codes for MSGVRVLVGTRKGAFILTADGKRDRWDVSGPHFGGWEVYHLKGSPADPNRLYASQSSAWFGQIIQRSSDGGKTWEVPGGEKIPGPTDMPGGVSNKFAYDTSEKTGKPLTTHQWYDGTQHPWEFKRVWHLEPSPTDPDAVYAGVEDAALFRTTDGARSWHELPGLRGHATGPKWAPGAGGMCLHTVVLDPTNPARMYIAISAAGAFRTDDGGKSWRPINRGLRSQYIPDPEAEVGHCVHRIAMHPSRPDVLFMQKHWDVMRSDNAGDQWTEVSGDLPTDFGFVIDVHAHEPETIYVVPIKSDSEHYPMDGKLRVFRSRTGGCDWEPLTKGLPQSDCYVNVLRDAMAVDKLDPCGVYFGTTGGQVYASADAGDRWSPIVRDLPPVLSVEVQTL; via the coding sequence ATGAGCGGCGTACGAGTGCTGGTCGGCACGCGCAAGGGCGCGTTCATCCTGACCGCCGACGGGAAGCGCGATCGCTGGGACGTGAGCGGTCCGCATTTCGGCGGCTGGGAGGTGTACCACCTCAAGGGCTCGCCCGCCGATCCAAACCGGCTCTACGCGTCACAATCGAGCGCCTGGTTCGGGCAGATCATCCAGCGATCGAGCGACGGCGGCAAGACGTGGGAGGTGCCAGGCGGGGAAAAAATCCCGGGGCCGACCGACATGCCGGGCGGAGTGAGCAACAAGTTCGCCTACGATACCTCGGAGAAAACCGGCAAGCCGCTCACCACGCACCAATGGTATGACGGCACGCAGCACCCGTGGGAATTCAAGCGCGTGTGGCACCTGGAGCCCTCGCCGACCGATCCCGATGCAGTCTATGCCGGCGTGGAAGACGCCGCGCTGTTCCGCACGACCGATGGCGCCCGCTCATGGCACGAGCTGCCCGGCCTCCGCGGCCACGCCACGGGGCCCAAGTGGGCGCCCGGCGCCGGCGGGATGTGCCTCCACACCGTCGTGCTCGACCCCACCAACCCCGCGCGCATGTACATCGCGATCTCGGCCGCGGGCGCGTTCCGCACCGACGACGGGGGCAAGAGCTGGCGCCCGATCAATCGCGGCTTGCGCTCCCAGTACATTCCGGACCCGGAGGCCGAAGTGGGCCACTGCGTCCACCGGATCGCGATGCACCCTTCGCGGCCCGACGTGCTCTTCATGCAGAAACACTGGGACGTGATGCGGAGCGACAACGCCGGCGACCAGTGGACCGAGGTGAGCGGCGATCTGCCCACCGACTTCGGCTTCGTGATCGACGTGCACGCGCACGAGCCGGAGACCATCTACGTGGTCCCGATCAAGAGCGACTCGGAGCACTACCCGATGGATGGCAAGCTGCGCGTGTTCCGGAGCCGCACCGGCGGCTGCGACTGGGAGCCGCTCACGAAAGGCCTGCCCCAGTCGGACTGCTACGTCAACGTGCTGCGCGACGCGATGGCGGTGGACAAGCTGGATCCCTGCGGCGTGTATTTCGGCACCACCGGCGGGCAGGTGTACGCCTCGGCCGACGCCGGCGACCGCTGGTCGCCCATCGTGCGCGATCTGCCGCCGGTGCTCTCGGTCGAGGTGCAGACGCTCTGA
- a CDS encoding MoaD/ThiS family protein — MIRVELPQHLRTLARVGGAVELEVAGPATQRSVLDALEATYPVLRGTIRDHVTQRRRPFVRFFACEEDLSHESPDAPLPEPVARGAEPFLVVGATAGG; from the coding sequence ATGATCCGGGTGGAATTGCCCCAGCACCTGCGCACGCTCGCGCGGGTGGGCGGTGCCGTGGAGCTCGAGGTCGCAGGACCCGCCACGCAGCGCTCGGTGCTCGACGCGCTCGAGGCGACCTATCCGGTGCTCCGCGGCACCATCCGCGACCACGTCACCCAGCGGCGGCGGCCGTTCGTGCGCTTCTTTGCCTGCGAGGAGGATCTCTCCCACGAATCGCCGGACGCGCCGCTGCCGGAGCCCGTGGCACGCGGCGCCGAACCGTTCCTCGTCGTCGGGGCGACGGCGGGCGGGTAG
- a CDS encoding DUF3592 domain-containing protein, with product MPVARPLVPVAVNAIAGAAIVARAGYLHWRGRRTRHWPSTAGRLTDAYVLKYHHMRSGPGYGARVEYEYDVGGRRYRASQRVIGAVEYATPARASAELADLEHAPLRVYYDPANPADAVLRPGIAPVARRLALGGVALLAVGVWFWWRAMGG from the coding sequence GTGCCCGTTGCCCGGCCACTCGTCCCCGTCGCGGTGAACGCGATTGCCGGCGCCGCCATCGTGGCGCGCGCAGGCTATCTCCACTGGCGTGGCAGGCGCACTCGGCACTGGCCGTCCACGGCGGGGCGCCTCACCGATGCGTACGTCCTCAAGTATCACCACATGCGGAGCGGGCCCGGCTACGGGGCCCGGGTCGAGTACGAGTACGACGTGGGCGGCCGGCGATACAGGGCAAGCCAGCGGGTGATCGGCGCGGTAGAGTACGCGACGCCCGCGCGCGCGAGCGCCGAGCTGGCCGATCTCGAGCATGCGCCGCTCCGGGTGTACTACGATCCGGCGAATCCGGCTGATGCGGTACTCCGGCCCGGAATTGCGCCCGTGGCGCGGCGGCTCGCGCTCGGCGGCGTGGCGCTGCTCGCGGTGGGAGTCTGGTTCTGGTGGCGGGCGATGGGAGGGTGA
- a CDS encoding divalent metal cation transporter, whose protein sequence is MADSKQGGPLRKILRTLGPGLITGAADDDPAGITTYSQAGAAFQYGLLWTALFQIPLMIGVQYTCARIGLMSGRNLARVLRDHYPRWLLWVVVVLLVIANTITAAADIAGIAAGAELLTGVSKTVFVPIAGAILIGVVVFGSYRLLTDSLKWLALALFGYLFAGVMAGPDWGRVLHRTFVPGLRHSYDYLVTFVGVFGTTISPYLFVWQSAEEVDEEIQKGRTTLAARRRTGPAEAPGARLDTIIGMVASQLIGFFIIIAAGATLYPAGNRDIGTAREAAQALQPIGSGIGTFLFSVGLIGTGLLAVPTLTGGSAFAVAALANRPASMTDRVKGAPLFYAVIAAGILIAVAGDFTGVSPVTMLFGSAVVNGILAPPFLFVVLLVANNSAVMGEHTNGWVLNLLTGIAAVVMAGAALWLAVWWVSAKF, encoded by the coding sequence ATGGCGGATTCGAAGCAGGGCGGTCCGCTCCGCAAGATCCTGCGGACCCTCGGCCCCGGGCTCATCACCGGCGCCGCGGACGATGACCCCGCGGGCATCACGACGTATTCGCAGGCCGGCGCGGCCTTTCAATACGGACTGCTCTGGACCGCCCTCTTTCAGATTCCGCTCATGATCGGGGTGCAGTATACGTGCGCCCGGATCGGCCTCATGAGCGGCCGCAATCTGGCGCGCGTGCTGCGCGACCACTATCCGCGCTGGCTCCTGTGGGTCGTCGTCGTGCTGCTCGTCATCGCGAACACGATCACCGCCGCCGCCGACATCGCCGGAATCGCGGCGGGTGCGGAGCTCCTCACCGGCGTGTCCAAGACGGTATTCGTGCCGATCGCCGGCGCGATTCTCATCGGCGTCGTCGTCTTCGGCAGCTACAGGTTGCTCACCGATTCCCTCAAGTGGCTCGCCCTCGCGCTCTTCGGCTATCTCTTCGCGGGAGTGATGGCGGGACCGGACTGGGGCCGCGTGCTGCACCGCACGTTCGTGCCGGGCCTCCGGCATTCGTACGACTACCTGGTGACCTTTGTCGGCGTGTTCGGGACGACGATCTCGCCCTATCTCTTCGTGTGGCAATCGGCGGAGGAGGTGGACGAGGAGATCCAGAAGGGGCGGACCACGCTTGCCGCGCGGCGACGCACCGGGCCGGCCGAAGCGCCGGGCGCGCGCCTGGACACGATCATCGGCATGGTCGCCTCGCAGCTCATCGGCTTCTTCATCATCATCGCCGCGGGCGCCACGCTCTATCCCGCCGGAAACCGCGACATCGGCACCGCGCGCGAGGCGGCGCAGGCGCTGCAGCCGATCGGCAGCGGGATCGGGACATTTCTCTTCTCGGTGGGGCTCATCGGCACCGGCCTGCTCGCGGTGCCGACGCTCACCGGAGGGTCTGCCTTCGCGGTCGCGGCGCTCGCGAATCGACCGGCCAGCATGACCGACAGGGTGAAGGGCGCGCCCCTCTTCTACGCCGTCATTGCGGCGGGCATCCTCATCGCTGTGGCGGGGGACTTCACCGGGGTGAGTCCGGTGACGATGCTCTTCGGCTCGGCCGTGGTGAACGGTATCCTGGCGCCGCCGTTTCTGTTCGTGGTGCTGCTCGTGGCGAACAATTCCGCGGTGATGGGAGAGCACACGAACGGCTGGGTGCTCAATCTGCTCACCGGGATCGCCGCCGTCGTCATGGCGGGGGCCGCGCTCTGGCTGGCCGTGTGGTGGGTATCGGCGAAGTTCTGA
- a CDS encoding DUF4440 domain-containing protein, which yields MPGMSVPLHAVAAAIAIATAACGGKGSGGGQQSGAQPVDTAAEAKLIRDLDNEWQRRIHDQDTALVTIIYGDHAALLPPDAPSVEGRSAIASFYRDLFNRPNFSLTFESTQSEVGEGGKMAFERGTYRLTVGPSDRKQTEQGKYLVVWKKVDGRWRVVADMFSRNQGPR from the coding sequence ATGCCAGGGATGTCAGTGCCGCTGCATGCGGTCGCCGCGGCGATCGCGATTGCAACCGCGGCCTGCGGTGGAAAAGGAAGCGGCGGAGGGCAACAATCCGGCGCCCAGCCGGTCGACACCGCGGCCGAAGCCAAGCTCATCCGCGACCTCGATAACGAGTGGCAACGCCGCATCCACGACCAGGACACGGCGCTCGTCACCATCATCTACGGCGACCACGCCGCGCTGCTGCCGCCCGATGCCCCATCGGTCGAAGGCCGCTCGGCGATCGCCTCGTTTTACCGGGACCTGTTCAACCGCCCGAATTTCTCGCTCACCTTCGAGTCGACGCAGTCGGAAGTCGGCGAGGGCGGCAAGATGGCCTTCGAGCGCGGCACCTACCGGCTCACCGTGGGCCCGTCGGATCGAAAGCAGACCGAGCAGGGCAAGTATCTCGTCGTCTGGAAGAAGGTCGATGGCCGCTGGCGGGTCGTGGCGGACATGTTCAGCCGCAACCAGGGGCCGCGCTGA
- a CDS encoding MFS transporter — protein sequence MPPDMSVSSAALRKVSRRLIPFLFLLYLLNYLDRVNVGFAALEMNRDLGFSASVYGFGAGVFFLGYCLFEVPSNLILLKVGARIWIARIMVSWGLVASAMLFVRSPASFYGLRFLLGLAEAGFFPGIILYLTFWYPARERARAYAWFLAAIPISGMIGGPISGALLGLHGWLGLTGWQVLFLLEGVPSVIVGVLVLVLLPDRPADARWLAPAEHAALDAALHEDRARHAGEHDGAHAAGAHVTSLRHALRDAHVWLLGLVYFLMIVGLYAFGLWLPQLLKSASGLGDFAVGLLSAVPYAVAAAGMVLVGVRSDRAGERHRHVALPALVGAAGFLAAAALHHPVPLIAALSLVALGVLGALGPFWALPTAFLEKRAAAGGIALINSMGALGGFVGPYLLGVVKDRTGSFAGGLVVTALMLVAAAVVVLSLRRPVTRTERRPGWTGA from the coding sequence GTGCCCCCAGACATGTCCGTTTCCTCCGCCGCCCTGCGTAAGGTCTCGCGCCGGCTCATTCCGTTCCTCTTCCTGCTTTACCTGCTCAACTACCTCGACCGGGTGAACGTCGGCTTCGCGGCGCTCGAGATGAATCGTGACCTCGGGTTCAGCGCGTCGGTGTACGGGTTCGGCGCCGGCGTCTTCTTTCTCGGCTACTGTCTGTTCGAGGTGCCGAGCAACCTCATCCTGCTCAAGGTGGGTGCGCGCATCTGGATCGCGCGGATCATGGTGTCGTGGGGGTTGGTCGCCTCGGCGATGCTCTTCGTGCGAAGCCCGGCAAGCTTCTACGGACTCCGCTTTCTGCTCGGGCTCGCGGAGGCGGGATTCTTTCCGGGGATCATTCTCTACCTCACGTTCTGGTATCCCGCGCGCGAGCGGGCGCGTGCCTACGCCTGGTTCCTCGCGGCGATCCCGATTTCCGGCATGATCGGTGGTCCGATCTCGGGGGCGTTGCTTGGCCTCCACGGCTGGCTCGGGCTTACCGGATGGCAGGTGCTCTTCCTGCTCGAGGGCGTGCCGTCGGTCATCGTCGGCGTGCTCGTGCTGGTTCTCCTGCCGGACCGCCCGGCGGATGCGCGGTGGCTCGCGCCGGCTGAGCACGCGGCGCTCGACGCGGCGCTGCACGAGGACCGCGCGCGCCACGCCGGCGAACACGACGGTGCCCACGCGGCCGGCGCCCACGTCACGAGCCTGCGGCACGCGCTGCGCGATGCCCACGTCTGGTTGCTCGGCCTGGTGTACTTCCTCATGATCGTCGGCCTGTACGCCTTCGGCCTCTGGCTGCCGCAGCTCCTCAAGAGCGCCTCGGGACTCGGAGACTTTGCGGTGGGGCTGCTCTCGGCCGTGCCCTACGCGGTCGCGGCGGCGGGCATGGTGCTGGTCGGCGTGCGCTCCGACCGCGCCGGCGAGCGGCATCGGCACGTGGCGCTGCCGGCACTTGTGGGTGCCGCCGGTTTCCTTGCGGCCGCTGCGCTCCACCACCCCGTCCCCCTCATCGCCGCGCTCTCGCTCGTGGCGCTCGGAGTGCTCGGCGCACTGGGGCCCTTCTGGGCACTACCGACCGCATTCCTCGAGAAGCGGGCGGCGGCCGGTGGCATCGCGCTCATCAACTCGATGGGCGCGCTCGGTGGATTCGTGGGTCCCTATCTGCTCGGCGTGGTGAAGGATCGCACGGGGAGTTTCGCGGGGGGACTCGTCGTGACCGCGCTCATGCTGGTGGCCGCGGCGGTCGTGGTGCTCTCGCTCCGGAGGCCGGTCACTCGCACGGAGCGGCGGCCGGGCTGGACAGGCGCCTGA
- a CDS encoding YdeI/OmpD-associated family protein, with protein sequence MPPITTATVCDPRVDACIARSAEFARPILTHLREVVHARGEQAMGQFGRITRMADLPPQRVLEGYGKQALRLHEAGIGSPARSKPRAAKPPAMPADVRRALAQSAKARATYDALSRSGRREYVDWISEARPPDRATTGPAQRRSSRSIE encoded by the coding sequence ATGCCACCAATCACAACGGCCACGGTGTGCGACCCGCGAGTCGACGCCTGCATTGCCCGTTCGGCCGAGTTCGCGCGGCCGATTCTCACCCACCTGCGCGAGGTGGTGCACGCGCGGGGCGAGCAGGCGATGGGCCAGTTCGGCCGGATCACGCGCATGGCCGACCTGCCGCCACAGCGGGTGCTCGAGGGTTACGGCAAGCAGGCACTGCGGCTTCACGAAGCCGGAATCGGATCACCGGCGCGATCAAAGCCCCGAGCGGCAAAGCCGCCCGCCATGCCCGCTGACGTGAGGCGCGCGCTCGCGCAGAGCGCGAAGGCCCGTGCCACCTATGATGCGCTGAGCCGGAGCGGTCGCCGTGAGTACGTCGACTGGATCAGCGAGGCCAGGCCGCCTGACCGCGCGACCACCGGTCCCGCTCAGCGCAGATCGTCCCGCAGCATCGAGTAG
- a CDS encoding GNAT family N-acetyltransferase, protein MAPAAVSDAAANRVGSTESGAPAVPIVVPVLRTARLLLGPYTESDVPDIVRLAGAREIFDTTLSIPHPYEPAHAYGYFAFAAAEHAHGTGLHLAVRVLEDLRLIGGIGLKDIERERMEAELGYWIGVEYWNRGYATEAAAAVVRHGFAVLDLARIHAHHLARNPASGRVLERIGMGREREVRQPSPKDGELEDVVYYSMLRDDLR, encoded by the coding sequence GTGGCGCCCGCGGCAGTGAGCGATGCCGCGGCCAATCGGGTTGGCAGCACCGAGAGCGGCGCTCCGGCGGTGCCGATCGTCGTGCCGGTGCTGCGCACCGCGCGCCTCTTGCTCGGCCCATATACCGAATCGGACGTGCCCGACATCGTGCGGCTCGCCGGCGCGCGCGAGATCTTCGACACCACGCTGTCCATTCCGCACCCGTACGAGCCCGCGCACGCCTATGGTTATTTCGCGTTCGCGGCGGCGGAGCATGCGCATGGCACCGGGCTGCATCTCGCCGTCCGGGTGCTCGAAGACCTGCGGCTCATCGGCGGCATCGGTCTCAAGGACATCGAGCGGGAGCGGATGGAGGCCGAGCTGGGGTACTGGATCGGCGTCGAGTACTGGAACCGGGGCTACGCCACCGAAGCCGCGGCCGCCGTGGTGCGCCACGGGTTTGCGGTGCTCGACCTTGCCCGGATCCACGCGCACCACCTCGCGCGCAATCCGGCGTCGGGCCGCGTGCTCGAGCGCATCGGGATGGGACGGGAGCGGGAGGTGCGGCAGCCGTCGCCGAAGGACGGCGAGCTGGAAGATGTGGTCTACTACTCGATGCTGCGGGACGATCTGCGCTGA
- a CDS encoding MGMT family protein — protein MARVTGAYARIYAIVRRIPRGRVATYGQVAALARLPGHARQVGYAMHALSRATTVPWHRVINARGEVSCRAMPGAALTQRMLLEREGVQFDGRGRVRLERVQWRPRQ, from the coding sequence ATGGCGCGCGTCACCGGGGCGTATGCAAGGATCTACGCGATCGTGCGACGAATCCCGCGCGGGCGCGTCGCAACCTACGGCCAGGTCGCGGCGCTGGCGCGCCTCCCGGGGCACGCGCGGCAGGTGGGATACGCGATGCACGCGCTGAGCCGCGCGACGACGGTGCCGTGGCATCGGGTCATCAACGCTCGCGGCGAGGTGAGCTGCCGCGCCATGCCCGGCGCCGCGCTCACGCAGCGCATGCTGCTCGAGCGCGAGGGGGTGCAGTTCGACGGCCGCGGGCGGGTGCGGCTCGAGCGCGTGCAGTGGCGCCCGCGGCAGTGA
- a CDS encoding DUF3052 domain-containing protein yields MAAGYSRRTLAEKLGIKPGMRVIAVGAPPGYAALLAPLPADATLVARLGRDARLIHAFFEQRAALDAGLPRLAAALARDGALWISWPKRSAASGSPRESDLTENVVRAAGLALGLVDVKVCAVDERWSGLKFVRRLRDR; encoded by the coding sequence GTGGCCGCGGGCTACTCCCGGCGCACACTCGCCGAAAAGCTCGGCATCAAGCCCGGCATGCGCGTCATCGCCGTCGGCGCGCCGCCCGGCTACGCCGCATTGCTCGCGCCGCTCCCCGCCGACGCCACGCTCGTGGCGAGGCTCGGACGCGACGCACGTCTCATCCATGCGTTCTTCGAGCAGCGTGCCGCGCTCGACGCCGGGCTGCCCCGGCTGGCGGCCGCGCTCGCGCGCGATGGCGCGCTCTGGATTTCGTGGCCCAAGCGGAGTGCTGCATCGGGCTCGCCGCGTGAGTCGGATCTCACGGAAAACGTCGTGCGCGCGGCGGGCTTGGCGCTGGGCCTCGTGGACGTGAAGGTCTGCGCGGTCGATGAGCGGTGGTCGGGCCTCAAGTTCGTGCGGCGGCTCAGGGATCGCTGA
- a CDS encoding NAD(P)/FAD-dependent oxidoreductase has protein sequence MSAYDCIVVGGGPAGLSAALVLGRCRRRVLLCDAGRPRNRRARAIHGYLTRDGMPPADFLNSARAELARYPDVEPRTVEVRDAHRIEGGFEVELADSERCRGRTLLIATGVVDEIPALEGIDALYGNSVHHCPYCDGWEHRDQPIAAYGADPATAGLALALTQWSADVVWCSDGPARLDGDARGALASAGVGLREERVVRLEGHDGQLEVICFDRGRPLPRRALFFDAGQHQASVLALKLGAPLDDKGAVATKKGERTGTRGLYVAGDASKDAQLVVVAAAEGAQAAVAINTELNRADLPIGRMEQAAE, from the coding sequence GTGAGTGCGTACGACTGCATTGTCGTCGGAGGCGGGCCCGCGGGGTTGAGCGCGGCGCTGGTGCTGGGCCGCTGCCGGCGCCGCGTGCTCCTGTGCGATGCGGGACGTCCGCGCAACCGCCGCGCCCGCGCCATCCATGGCTATCTCACACGCGACGGCATGCCGCCCGCCGACTTCCTCAACTCGGCGCGCGCCGAGCTCGCGCGCTATCCGGATGTCGAGCCGCGCACCGTCGAGGTCCGCGATGCGCATCGGATCGAGGGCGGGTTCGAGGTTGAGCTTGCGGACAGCGAGCGCTGCCGCGGCCGGACGTTGCTCATCGCCACCGGTGTGGTGGACGAGATCCCGGCGCTCGAGGGCATCGACGCGCTGTACGGTAACAGCGTGCACCACTGTCCCTACTGCGACGGCTGGGAACACCGCGACCAGCCGATCGCGGCCTACGGTGCGGACCCCGCCACTGCCGGTCTGGCGCTCGCACTTACGCAGTGGTCCGCCGACGTGGTCTGGTGCTCCGATGGGCCCGCGCGGCTCGACGGCGACGCACGCGGCGCGCTCGCAAGCGCCGGCGTCGGCCTGCGCGAGGAGCGGGTGGTCCGGCTCGAGGGGCACGATGGCCAGCTCGAGGTAATCTGCTTCGACCGCGGCAGGCCGCTCCCCCGCCGCGCGCTCTTCTTCGACGCCGGCCAGCACCAGGCCTCGGTGCTCGCGCTGAAGCTCGGTGCGCCGCTCGACGACAAGGGCGCCGTCGCGACGAAGAAGGGCGAGCGCACCGGCACGCGCGGGCTCTACGTGGCGGGCGACGCGTCGAAGGACGCGCAGCTCGTCGTCGTGGCGGCGGCGGAAGGTGCCCAGGCCGCGGTGGCGATCAACACGGAGTTGAACCGCGCCGATTTGCCGATCGGGCGGATGGAGCAGGCTGCGGAGTAA
- a CDS encoding SRPBCC family protein — protein sequence MSSIIDSVRDNVIGADWRHLLPHRARGEGPVNVGSTERWISAAVGAAFVVAGLRRRRWRGWLLPMGGGLILRALTGRSGVNRALGRNSARREQVASPVASVAGGEGIKVERRVVIDRPPDEVYRFWRNLENLPRFMEHLESVTMRGGGRSHWVAKAPGGTRVEWDAEIHNEIPGELIAWRSLPGADVPNAGSVHFTPALGGRGTEVRVVLSYEPPAGRLGAAVATLFGEEPEQQVEDDLRRLKQVLESADFSRAGA from the coding sequence ATGTCATCGATCATCGACAGCGTGCGCGACAACGTCATCGGCGCCGACTGGCGCCACCTGCTGCCGCATCGCGCGCGGGGTGAGGGGCCGGTCAACGTTGGCAGCACCGAACGGTGGATCTCCGCCGCCGTCGGTGCGGCGTTTGTCGTCGCCGGGCTCCGGCGGCGCCGGTGGCGGGGATGGTTGCTGCCGATGGGCGGCGGCCTCATCCTGCGCGCGCTCACCGGCCGCTCGGGTGTGAACCGGGCGCTGGGCCGGAACTCCGCGCGGCGGGAACAGGTGGCGAGCCCCGTCGCGAGCGTGGCGGGAGGCGAGGGCATCAAGGTCGAGCGTCGCGTCGTCATCGATCGTCCGCCGGACGAGGTGTACCGGTTCTGGCGCAACCTGGAGAATCTGCCGCGGTTCATGGAGCATCTGGAGTCGGTGACGATGCGCGGCGGGGGCCGCTCGCACTGGGTCGCGAAGGCGCCCGGCGGTACCCGCGTCGAATGGGACGCCGAAATCCACAACGAAATCCCGGGCGAGCTGATTGCATGGCGCTCGCTGCCGGGTGCCGACGTGCCGAACGCCGGCTCGGTGCACTTCACACCGGCACTCGGCGGCCGCGGCACCGAGGTGCGCGTGGTGCTGAGCTACGAGCCGCCCGCGGGCCGGCTCGGCGCCGCGGTGGCGACCCTCTTCGGCGAGGAGCCCGAGCAGCAGGTCGAGGATGATCTGCGGCGGCTCAAGCAGGTGCTCGAGTCGGCAGACTTCTCCCGCGCGGGCGCGTGA
- a CDS encoding alcohol dehydrogenase catalytic domain-containing protein, with the protein MKAVVFHGVGDIRLDDVTDPTIEAPTDAIVRITASAICGTDLHMIRGTLPGMEPGTVLGHEGVGVVEEVGADVRNLRPGDRVVIASTTACGYCAYCREGVLRPAGNCNHRRYIPNLLELVQGGVFDPSTVLTQQEALATAVDAYEAFDSRADGWIKVELRPAA; encoded by the coding sequence GTGAAGGCGGTCGTATTTCACGGCGTGGGCGACATCCGGCTGGACGACGTCACCGACCCCACGATCGAGGCGCCGACCGACGCCATCGTGCGGATCACCGCGAGCGCCATCTGCGGCACCGACCTGCACATGATCCGCGGCACGCTCCCCGGCATGGAGCCGGGGACGGTGCTCGGACACGAGGGCGTCGGTGTGGTGGAAGAGGTCGGCGCGGACGTGCGCAACCTTCGCCCCGGCGACCGCGTCGTCATCGCGTCCACCACCGCCTGCGGCTACTGCGCGTACTGCCGCGAGGGGGTACTTCGCCCAGCGGGGAACTGCAATCATCGCCGCTACATCCCGAACCTGCTCGAGCTGGTGCAGGGCGGCGTATTCGATCCCTCCACGGTGCTGACCCAACAGGAGGCGCTGGCCACGGCCGTCGACGCGTACGAGGCGTTCGACTCCCGGGCCGACGGATGGATCAAGGTGGAGTTGCGCCCCGCGGCATGA